The Scatophagus argus isolate fScaArg1 chromosome 20, fScaArg1.pri, whole genome shotgun sequence genome window below encodes:
- the xpo7 gene encoding exportin-7, which produces MRSASRGAVVTVHTHKRGSERCMKWRKMADHVQGLAQLEILCKQLYETTDTTVRHQAEKALVEFTNSPDCLSKCQLLLERGSSSYSQLLAATCLSKLVSRTSNPLPLEQRIDIRNYVLNYLATRPKLAAFVTQALIQLYARITKLGWFDCQKDDYVFRNVIADVTRFLQDSVEHCIIGVTILSQLTNEINQADTTHPLTKHRKIASSFRDSSLFDIFTLSCNLLKQASGKNLNLNDESQHGLLMQLLKLSYNCLNYDFIGTSTDESSDDLCTVQIPTSWRSAFLDSSTLQLFFNLYHSIPPSLSPLVLSCLVQIASVRRSLFNNAERAKFLSHLVDGVKRILANPQCLPDPNNYHEFCRLLARLKSNYQLGELVKVENYPEVIRLIANFTVTSLQHWEFAPNSVHYLLSLWQRLAASVPYVKATEPHLLETYTPEVTKAYITSRLESVHVILRDGLEDPLDDAGLVQQQLDQLSTIGRCEYEKTCALLVQLFDQAAQTYQELLQSTNSSAADITVQEGRLTWLVYIIGAVIGGRVSFASTDEQDAMDGELVCRVLQLMNLTDSRLAQAGNERLELAMLSFFEQFRKIYIGDQVQKSSKLYRRLSEVLGLNDETMVLSVFIGKIITNLKYWGQCEPITSKTLQLLNDLSLGYSSVRKLVKLSAVQFMLNNHTSEHFSFLGVNNQSNLSDMRCRTTFYTALGRLLMVDLGEDEDQFEQFMLPLTAAFEAVAQMLSTNTFNEQEAKRTLVGLVRDLRGIAFAFNAKTSFMMLFDWIYPAYMPILQRAIELWYHDPACTTPVLKLMAELVHNRSQRLQFDVSSPNGILLFRETSKMITTYGNRILTLGEVPKDQVYGVKLKGVSVCFAMLKAVLSGNYVNFGVFRLYGDDALDNALQTFIKLLLSIPHSDLLDYPKLSQSFYSLLEVLTQDHMNFIASLEPHVVMYILSSISEGLTALDTMVCTGCCSSLDHIVTYLFKQLSRSTKKRPTPMATDDRFLHIMQQHPEMIQQMLSTVLNIIIFEDCRNQWSMSRPLLGLILLNEKYFADLRNSIVNSQPPEKQQAMHLCFENLMEGIERNLLTKNRDRFTQNLSVFRREVNDSMKNSTYGVNSNDMMS; this is translated from the exons ATGAGGTCCGCCAGCAGGGGCGCTGTTGTCACTGTCCATACCCATAAGCGGGGGAGTGAGAGGTGcatgaaatggagaaaaatggcGGATCATGTGCAG GGCCTCGCCCAGCTGGAGATCCTGTGTAAGCAGCTGTATGAGACCACCGACACCACCGTCCGACACCAGGCGGAGAAGGCTCTCGTGGAGTTCACCAACAGCCCCGACTGTCTCAGCAAatgtcagctgctgctggagagaggCAGC TCATCATATTCCCAGCTGCTTGCGGCCACCTGTTTGTCGAAACTGGTGTCTCGGACCAGCAACCCTCTGCCCCTCGAGCAACGCATTGACATCC GGAACTACGTGCTGAATTATTTGGCCACGCGGCCAAAGTTAGCAGCGTTTGTGACCCAGGCGTTGATCCAGCTGTACGCCAGGATCACCAAACTGGGCTGGTTCGACTGCCAGAAGGATGACTACGTCTTCAGGAACGTCATCGCCGATGTGACGCGCTTTCTacag GACAGCGTTGAGCACTGCATCATCGGAGTCACCATCCTGTCCCAGCTGACCAATGAGATCAATCAG GCTGACACGACGCATCCCCTGACCAAACACAGGAAGATCGCGTCGTCATTCAGAGATTCCTCGCTCTTCGACATCTTCACTCTGTCCTGCAACCTCCTCAAACAG gctTCGGGGaagaacctgaacctgaacgATGAGTCTCAGCACGGCCTGCTGATGCAGCTGCTCAAACTCAGTTACAACTGTCTCAACTACGACTTCATAGGAACCTCCACAGACGAGTCGTCGGACGACCTGTGCACCGTGCAGATCCCCACGTCGTGGAGATCAG CGTTTCTTGATTCCTCCACCCTGCAGCTCTTTTTCAATTTATATCattccatccctccatccctttcCCCGCTG gTGTTGTCATGTCTGGTCCAGATCGCCTCCGTCAGGAGGTCTCTCTTCAACAACGCAGAGCGAGCAAAGTTTCTTTCACATTTGGTGGACGGAGTGAAGAGGATCCTCGCCAACCCACAG tgtttgccCGATCCAAATAACTACCACGAGTTCTGTCGCCTGCTAGCGAGGCTGAAGAGTAACTACCAGCTGGGCGAGCTGGTCAAAGTAGAAAACTACCCGGAGGTTATTCGCCTCATAGCAAACTTCACCGTCACCAGTCTGCAG CACTGGGAGTTCGCCCCCAACAGCGTTCACTACCTGCTGAGTCTGTGGCAGCGTCTGGCAGCGTCGGTGCCCTACGTTAAAGCCACCGAGCCTCACCTGCTGGAGACGTACACTCCAGAGGTCACCAAGGCCTACATCACCTCGCGGCTCGAGTCGGTCCACGTCATCCTCAG AGATGGTTTAGAGGACCCTCTGGACGACGCCGGCCTCGTTCAGCAGCAGTTGGACCAGCTGTCCACCATCGGGAGGTGCGAGTACGAGAAGACTTGTGCTCTGCTGGTCCAGCTGTTCGACCAGGCAGCTCAGACGTaccaggagctgctgcagtccACCAACTCGAGCGCTGCGGACATCACTGTGCAGGAGG GTCGGCTCACGTGGTTGGTTTATATCATCGGGGCTGTGATTGGTGGACGGGTGTCGTTTGCGAGCACAGATGAGCAGGACGCCATGGACGGAGAGTTGGTCTGTCG ggtgctgcagctgatgaacCTGACGGACTCTCGGCTCGCTCAGGCCGGAAACGAGAGGCTGGAGTTGGCCATGCTCAGCTTCTTCGAGCAGTTCAGGAAGATCTACATCGGTGACCAGGTGCAGAAATCGTCGAAG CTTTATCGACGGCTATCAGAGGTTCTGGGGCTGAATGACGAGACGATGGTACTCAGTGTCTTTATAGGGAAAAT CATCACAAACTTGAAGTACTGGGGCCAGTGTGAACCAATCACCTCCAAGACACTCCAACTACTGAACGACCTGTCGTTAGG GTACAGCAGTGTGAGGAAGCTGGTGAAGCTCAGCGCTGTCCAGTTCATGCTGAATAACCACACG AGCGAGCACTTCTCCTTCCTGGGAGTGAACAACCAGTCGAATCTGAGCGACATGAGGTGTCGCACCACCTTCTACACGGCTCTGGGACGCCTGCTGATGGTCGACCTCG gTGAGGACGAGGACCAGTTCGAACAGTTCATGCTGCCTCTGACGGCTGCGTTTGAGGCTGTGGCTCAGATGCTGAGTACAAACACGTTCAACGAGCAGGAAGCCAAG AGGACTTTGGTGGGCTTGGTCCGAGACCTGCGAGGCATCGCTTTCGCCTTCAACGCCAAGACGAGCTTCATGATGCTCTTCGACTGGAT ATATCCGGCCTACATGCCCATCCTGCAGCGAGCCATAGAGCTGTGGTACCACGACCCAGCGTGCACCACGCCGGTCCTCAAGCTGATGGCGGAGCTCGTTCACAACAG ATCTCAGAGGTTACAGTTTGATGTGTCGTCACCAAACGGCATCCTGCTGTTCAGAGAAACCAGCAAGATGATCACGACTTACG GGAATCGTATCCTGACGCTGGGCGAAGTCCCGAAGGACCAGGTCTACGGGGTCAAGCTGAAGGGGGTCAGCGTGTGTTTCGCCATGCTGAAGGCGGTGCTCAGTGGAAACTACGTCAACTTCGGGGTCTTCCGTCTGTACGGCGACGACGCCCTGGACAACGCCTTACAGACCTtcatcaaactgctgctgtccaTCCCGCACAGCGACTTACTG GACTACCCGAAGCTCAGCCAGTCGTTCTACTCTCTGCTGGAGGTGCTGACGCAGGACCACATGAACTTCATCGCCAGCCTGGAGCCTCACGTCGTCATGTACATCCTGTCTTCGATATCAGAGGGGCTCACTGCGCTCG ataCGATGGTGTGCACGGGCTGCTGCTCCAGTCTGGACCACATCGTGACCTACCTGTTCAAGCAGCTGTCGCGCTCCACGAAGAAGCGCCCCACCCCGATGGCCACGGACGACCGCTTCCTGCACATCATGCAGCAGCACCCGGAGATGATCCAGCAG ATGCTGTCCACAGTGCTGAACATCATCATCTTCGAGGACTGCAGGAACCAGTGGTCCATGTCTCGGCCCCTGTTAGGCCTCATCCTGCTCAACGAGAAG TACTTTGCTGACCTGAGGAACAGTATCGTGAACAGCCAGCCCCCAGAGAAGCAGCAGGCCATGCACTTATGTTTCGAGAACCTGATGGAGGGGATAGAGAGAAACCTGCTAACGAAGAATCGGGACAG GTTTACTCAGAACCTGTCTGTGTTCAGGAGGGAAGTGAACGACAGCATGAAGAACTCGACATACGGCGTCAACAGCAACGACATGATGAGCTGA